The proteins below are encoded in one region of Magnetococcales bacterium:
- a CDS encoding UDP-N-acetylglucosamine 2-epimerase, with protein sequence MAAKKVATVTATLEGFQRAKALFAAIEAASELELFLIAAGEVVASTPLVEGSGLPITATVINRLPGEDGVSRSKSLGLGVMAFADLWASLTPDLLLLTGHEPEMVAAAQAALPARIPIVHLHPSAPPRGPIRWAAMDSLSKMSHLHLIQGEGACQRLTRMGEAPERLFDLGQWGEGWPQGVVRTLIEADVAGLIQKTFHDLNTSADFLNAETLQALRQARKGENLTTWDSVDGLIKSAE encoded by the coding sequence ATGGCAGCCAAAAAAGTGGCCACTGTGACGGCTACCCTGGAGGGTTTCCAGCGGGCCAAGGCGCTTTTTGCGGCTATTGAGGCCGCTTCGGAGCTGGAGCTGTTTTTGATCGCAGCCGGGGAGGTGGTGGCCTCAACCCCTCTGGTCGAAGGTTCCGGTTTACCCATCACCGCTACGGTTATCAACCGCCTGCCGGGGGAGGATGGGGTCAGCCGATCCAAATCCCTGGGGCTTGGGGTGATGGCTTTTGCCGATCTTTGGGCCTCCCTCACCCCGGATCTTCTGCTCCTGACCGGTCATGAACCCGAAATGGTGGCCGCAGCCCAGGCCGCCCTGCCTGCCCGGATTCCCATCGTTCATCTCCACCCGTCGGCACCTCCCCGGGGGCCGATCCGGTGGGCGGCCATGGATAGCCTCAGCAAAATGTCCCACTTGCACCTGATCCAAGGGGAGGGGGCTTGCCAACGCCTGACCCGGATGGGTGAAGCCCCGGAGCGGCTTTTTGATCTGGGCCAGTGGGGTGAGGGTTGGCCCCAAGGGGTGGTCCGCACCCTGATTGAGGCGGATGTTGCAGGCTTGATCCAAAAAACCTTCCACGATCTGAACACTTCTGCCGATTTTCTGAATGCTGAAACCCTCCAAGCGTTGCGTCAAGCCCGCAAAGGTGAAAATCTCACGACCTGGGATTCGGTCGATGGGTTGATCAAGAGCGCTGAATGA
- the neuB gene encoding N-acetylneuraminate synthase, whose amino-acid sequence MSEPSPPGKGVYLIAEAGVNHNGCLDTALALVDAAQQAGADAVKFQTFKAENLVTTTAPKARYQTETTDPGESQLAMLKALELDHGAHLKLATHCWELGIAFLSTPFDVSSLGFLVDDLKLESLKLSSGAITHGPLLLAAGQSGKKIILSTGMSTLEEVEKALDLLGVGMIDQEMAGKLQKGALDDRWGEYLSAIRHSPEAAAVLQRQVTLLHCTTAYPTPPVEVNLRAMDTLRTRFGLEVGFSDHSQGIAIPMAAVARGAVMVEKHFTLDCSQPGPDHRASLEPAAFKAMAQGIREIEAALGDGEKIPTATEMQNRSVVRASLVALEDIAQGETLTRQNLGVKRPGTGLSPMEYWHHLGKAAKQDYRKNQPLA is encoded by the coding sequence ATGTCGGAACCGTCTCCCCCGGGGAAGGGGGTCTATCTCATCGCCGAAGCCGGGGTCAACCACAACGGCTGCCTCGATACCGCTCTGGCTCTGGTGGATGCCGCCCAACAAGCCGGGGCGGATGCTGTCAAATTTCAGACATTCAAAGCCGAAAATCTGGTCACCACCACCGCCCCCAAAGCCCGTTATCAAACAGAAACCACCGATCCCGGTGAATCCCAACTGGCGATGCTGAAGGCCCTGGAGCTGGACCATGGGGCGCACCTGAAGCTGGCTACTCACTGTTGGGAGTTGGGGATTGCATTTCTCTCCACCCCTTTTGATGTTTCAAGCCTGGGATTTTTGGTGGATGATCTGAAACTGGAGAGCCTGAAACTCTCCTCCGGGGCCATCACCCATGGGCCATTGTTGCTGGCAGCCGGGCAAAGCGGCAAAAAAATCATCCTCTCCACCGGTATGTCTACTCTGGAAGAGGTGGAAAAAGCCTTGGATCTGCTCGGGGTTGGGATGATTGACCAGGAAATGGCAGGAAAATTGCAAAAAGGTGCTCTTGACGACAGGTGGGGGGAATATTTGTCCGCTATCCGCCACTCCCCGGAAGCGGCAGCGGTGTTGCAGAGGCAGGTGACTCTCCTCCATTGCACCACCGCCTACCCCACCCCACCGGTCGAGGTAAACCTGAGAGCCATGGATACCCTGAGGACCCGTTTTGGGCTTGAAGTGGGCTTTTCCGATCACTCCCAGGGCATCGCCATTCCCATGGCCGCTGTGGCTCGGGGGGCGGTGATGGTGGAAAAACATTTTACCCTGGATTGCAGCCAGCCGGGTCCGGACCACCGGGCCTCTTTGGAGCCAGCGGCTTTCAAGGCCATGGCCCAGGGGATTCGGGAAATTGAGGCGGCTTTGGGAGATGGCGAAAAAATCCCCACCGCCACGGAGATGCAAAACCGTTCGGTGGTGCGTGCCAGTCTGGTGGCGCTTGAGGATATCGCCCAGGGGGAGACCCTGACCCGTCAAAATTTGGGGGTCAAACGCCCTGGAACCGGCCTCTCTCCCATGGAGTATTGGCACCATTTGGGCAAGGCCGCCAAGCAGGATTATCGCAAAAACCAGCCCTTGGCCTGA